The Anas platyrhynchos isolate ZD024472 breed Pekin duck chromosome Z, IASCAAS_PekinDuck_T2T, whole genome shotgun sequence genome includes a window with the following:
- the IDNK gene encoding probable gluconokinase, with product MVLVVVMGVSGSGKTTVGSRLAAKLGWKFYDADDYHSSENKKKMASGIPLNDEDRIPWLCTLHDILRREESSRQDAVLACSALKKMYRCVLVSGVSAIESNQPEKPGENVALKILFVHLDGPIELIARRLEKRRGHFMPLELLKSQFDTLEPPKAPENFITVSLEKSLPEIMMEIEKAIFSG from the exons atggtgctggtggtggtcaTGGGCgtgagcggctcggggaa GACCACGGTTGGGTCGCGTTTGGCAGCGAAG ctGGGATGGAAATTCTATGATGCAGATGATTACCATTCttcagagaataaaaagaagatgGCATCAGGAATACCACTAAATGATGAG gacaGGATTCCATGGCTTTGTACATTGCATGATATACTAAGGAG AGAAGAATCATCTAGACAAGATGCTGTTCTGGCCTGTTCAGCACTGAAGAAAATGTATAGATGTGTACTAGTCAGTGGAGTATCTGCAATTGAAAGCAACCAGCCAGAGAAACCAGGAGAAAATGTAGCACTGAAGATCCTCTTTGTTCATCTGGATGGTCCTATAGAGCTCATTGCTCGccgcctggagaagaggagaggacaTTTCATGCCACTGGAACTACTCAAGTCTCAGTTTGACACTCTAGAGCCCCCTAAAGCACCAGAGAACTTTATTACTGTCAGTCTAGAAAAATCTCTTCCTGAAATAATGATGGAGATTGAGAAAGCCATTTTTTCAGGGTAA